Part of the Temnothorax longispinosus isolate EJ_2023e chromosome 5, Tlon_JGU_v1, whole genome shotgun sequence genome is shown below.
tgtatctgtcttatttcttattattttacttttttcacaGAACTCAAAACATGGAGCATGAAGACAGTGATTCTGATTTAGACATCCTGAATAATCTCATATCAAATGACACCGAAGAGACTGAACAATCTAAGCAGCTTGGAGAACCTAGATCGCCTGAACATGCCAAGCTATCGGAACCGAGAAAGACTCTGACAGAATTGCAGTTCAACTTCTTAGATTCTACGCCCAGTAACGTAAATACCGAGAGTAAACCAGCCGATGAAAAAGTCATCAGTGAGGTTTATGATGACAAGCTTGATTCTTCTGACGATGAAGACAGGCGTTATTTTGAGGAGCAAAAGTATACCAATTATGGACGGGAGATAAAACAATTGTTAAAAGAACAGTCTTCGTTGAAGACTGAGCAGCCTGTAAAATTACAGAGTGAGAGGactgttaattttaataataacaagagCAAGACATTTGATTTCAATAATGCTGTAaaaggtaataataatagtgcAGCAAAAGACGTTTACAGTGATCCCTTCTTTGGAATAAGAATAATTAGTCCCCTTATATCCTCTGCGGAATTGAGAGAACGTATGAAAGACAAGATAGCTGTAACAGTAGCGAGAGTAAGGAGCCACATTATTTCTGACAATGTACATAACGACTGGGTGATTGCCGGTGTATTAATCAACAAATCAGCCACGAAAACCTCGCAGAAGGGAACTTCCTACTGCATCTGGAAAATAAGCGATCTGTCCGACGACCTAAAGACTgtgtctatttttttattcagtaaTGCCTACAAACAATTATGGAAAACCATTACTGGCAATGTGATAGGTATTCTCAATCCAAACGTGCTCGAGAGCAAGGACAACATCGATCAAGCGACGCTGTCGATCGACAATCCTCAGAAGCTAATGATTCTCGGCAAGTCCAAGGACATGGGCAAATGCAAGTCGATCAAGAAGAACGGGGATTCATGCACCGCAATCGTAAATACAAGTCGATGCGAGTACTGCATCTATCACGTTAAACAGGAATACAAGAAGTGTGCGCGACGAGCAGACATACTGTCGAGCAATACCAGCTACGGATTCACCGGAGACGCGATCAAACGCATGAATAGGCAGACCGTTACGCGAAAACCTTACAGCG
Proteins encoded:
- the Mcm10 gene encoding protein MCM10 homolog isoform X2; the protein is MEHEDSDSDLDILNNLISNDTEETEQSKQLGEPRSPEHAKLSEPRKTLTELQFNFLDSTPSNVNTESKPADEKVISEVYDDKLDSSDDEDRRYFEEQKYTNYGREIKQLLKEQSSLKTEQPVKLQSERTVNFNNNKSKTFDFNNAVKGNNNSAAKDVYSDPFFGIRIISPLISSAELRERMKDKIAVTVARVRSHIISDNVHNDWVIAGVLINKSATKTSQKGTSYCIWKISDLSDDLKTVSIFLFSNAYKQLWKTITGNVIGILNPNVLESKDNIDQATLSIDNPQKLMILGKSKDMGKCKSIKKNGDSCTAIVNTSRCEYCIYHVKQEYKKCARRADILSSNTSYGFTGDAIKRMNRQTVTRKPYSGLASFVPVLAKRNEELYEKDRARLELLSETTSDDSIKKARNDSNSETNNVDIKKKAIAVELTNKQSRKDFERLNKLRNWQPSKQLMVQSTPNGPILCSSPVQLKESNPTPVKPGSNRTDKIGLTSLASRPRLGTGCNRDTIDFSEPITKQQIRSAKMNAIKWVQEHGKIKAKNPNQVRASTEEKLEKNAKRQRESDEKEERSAKKANINDKFKEMLEAKSSHTDLIEKSYDEEKEKYFNKLEAKERMEEKMMNTFKVNCKAVKCAICKYTAFSASDMCKEQRHPLRVIDAVKRFFKCADCGNRTVNLNRMPSHTCGKCSSSNWVRAAMMDERKTAIAAETLSIRGAEEKFVGSVLKDANLNLLVPDED